TTGAGGATATCTCCGTTTCCCATATATCCCTCATTGACCGATATCCCTTCCTGCTCAAATACGAAAGGGACATGTGTATGCCCCACCAGGCAATACCTGGTATCGAAGCATTCGAAATTGTCGGAGGCCGTGAAGGCGTGCGCGATATATTCCCACAGCGGCAGCCTGGGACTGCCGTGTACCAGGGTGAATTCATCACGCACCAGCACATCCGGAAGGTCGAGCAGGAAATCGCGATCATCATCGCTCAGCTGTCCGGATGTCCAGCGGTTGGCGCCTGCGGCCTCCGAGTTGAAATCACCTATATCGATTTTACCCACCGCCGCCAGGTCGTGGTTTCCGCACACGCAGGCCGGGTCAAGCGTCCTCAGCAGGCCGATGCAGGCCGAAGGATCGGGACCGTAGCCGACCACATCGCCCAGGCACCAGACATGGCCGAAACCCCCGTGGTTACAGGCGTCCTCAAGCACCGCCTGGAAGGCCTCGAGGTTGGCGTGTATATCTGCGATGACGAGGTATTTCATGAAAAACTGATTATATCATACACATGGCGGCCGGCCGGTTGTGCCGGAATATGCATGCAGTGTATATTAACAGCATGGCTATGTACTATTTCGCCTATGCCTCCAATATGAGCCGCAAACAGATGTTGGAACGCTGCCCCGACGCCAGAGCTGTTGCTTTAGCCACTCTGCCCAATTTCAAGCTGATATTCAGTGGCTACTCCCGTTTGCGCAAAGGCGCGGTGGCTACAATCAGAGGTTCGCAGGGCGACAGGGTCATCGGCGCAGTCTATGAGATAAGCGAAGCCGGGCTGCGCAAGCTGGACAAATACGAAAACTATCCGGTCGAATATAAGCACATGGAGGTGCGCGTTTATACCGACGGCGGCGATATGTACGATGCTATAACGTTCATTAAAGCCAGGCAGGAGGAGGAGGGAAAGCCTTCGCCCGAATACCTGGCCGTGATACAGCAGGGCTTCCGTGACTGGGGCATCATCTGAAACGCCGGATCAATTGCTCTCGGTGATCACCACTTCGATCATCTTGTCGCCGTTCACCAGATTTTTCAACACATCCATGCCCTGCGTAAGCTGCCCGAAAACGGTGTGCTTGCCGTTCAGGTGTGGTTGCGGCGTATAGCAGATGAAAAACTGGCTGCCGTTGGTATTCGGGCCGGAATTGGCCATCGATAATGAGCCGGCCTGGTGTGTTCTGGAACTGAACTCGTCCTGGAATTTATATCCCGGCCCGCCTGTGCCGTTGCCGCTGGGATCTCCGCCCTGCGCCATGAAATCGGGTATCACGCGGTGAAAGGTCAGCCCGTTGTAAAAACCCTTTCGCGCCAGCGTGACGAAGCTATTGACGGTGACCGGGGCGTCCTGGGGATACAGCTCCAGCGCCAGGTCTCCTTTGGCTGTCTTGATGAGGGCGGTATATTTCTTGTTAACATCGATCGTCATGGGAACCGGTGAATTATAGCTTTTAGGCTGTTGTGCGGGCATTTTAATCACTCCTGTTATAAACAACGTTAGAAATACTGCTATCAGCACCACCGCCGTGACCAGCGGTATCATGACGGACTTATTTTTGTACCAGGCCTTTTTTACAACTTTGGTTTTCTTGTTCCGTTTTTTTGACATAGCAGGTATCGCCATCCTTCACATTCAGTATTTACCCCTGTTATAAACAGGGTGCTGCCGTGCAGCAGCACCCCGGGTGATACATTACACAGATTAATATTCTACCAGCTTCCGAACACCGAAGTGTAGCCCAGCGCCAGCCTCACCAGCATATACACCAGGAAGATGACGCCCGAGACAAAGATCCACAGGCATAGCATACGCCAGAAAAGACCCCAGGCCAGGCCCCAGGTAGGTTTGACATCGAGTTGCCGGTGATAATGTGCGTCGGGGGCTACTGTTGGCGTCACCGGCTGCTGGGGCATCGACATGCCTGTGATCATAGGGGCAGGGGTAGCTATGCCGGTTACGATGGGCATATGGGGAATTTGGCGCTGGTTATTCCCCAGGTGCGATCCGCATGATACACAGAACTGCTGGTTGGCGGCATTCTGTGCGCCGCAATTCTGGCATGTTACCATCTGCTGCATATTTCACCGCCTGAGCTTTACTTTCCTGCATTATATACGTGGTGCAACACTATAGCAAGACCCGCCGCCTACCTGGCACAGGCCTGTGCTATAATCACAGCATGCGCATAGCGGAAATAGGCGAATTCGGGCTTATCTCAAAAATAGCGGCTCTTATCGATGAAAAAAGCGACGGGCAGTCGCCGGCCCGCAGGGATTTACTGTTAGGCATCGGCGATGACGCGGCTGCCTGGAAAAGCCCCGGCGGTATCGAGCTTATCACCACGGATATCCTTGTGGAAGAGGTGCACTTCGATTTCGCTTATACAGACTGGAAAAATTTAGGCTGGAAAGCCATGGCTATTAATATCAGTGATATAAACTCTATGGGCGGCAGGCCGCGCTATGCCCTGGTTTCACTGGCGTTGCCCGGTCGCGGCGAGGCCGCGGATGTACTTGATCTCTACCGCGGGATACTGGAGATATCCAATACCTACGGTATAGCTGTGGCCGGCGGAAATATCTCTGCTTCAGATAAAGTCGTTATCAATATCACTTTAACAGGGCTCGCAGATGGGAATATAATGACTCGTTCCTCGGCCCAACCCGGTGACCTGGTAGCCGTTTTCGGTTTCCCGGGCCTCTCTTCAGCCGGGCGTAAGACGCTCTCGCAGTTTATTGATCTGGATGCCGATGCGCTGCAGCTATTTAAGAACGCCCATCTCCGTCCTTCACCGGATTTTAACAGCGGCCCCCTGCTGGCCGGCCTCGGTGTCAAAACGGCAATCGATATCAGCGATGGGCTGGCAGCAGATCTTACACATATCTGTATGGCCAGTGGAGTGGCGGCCACCCTGCACTTAAATAATCTGCCCATCCATCCTCTGCTGAAAAGATATTTCGGCCGCGACAGCCTTAAAATGTGCCTGGCCGGCGGGGAAGATTACCAACTGCTTTTAACAGCTGCACCGGATGTACTGCAAGGAGTTAATGCCGCATTCGATCAGGCTCCTGTCGTTATAGGAGAGATAACGGAGGGGCAACCATACGCCGTATCTTTACTCGACGAAGGTGGAAATCCCGTTCACATCGATTTCAGCGGCTGGGATCATTACAAACATCCTAATTGACCATTGATATGCCAGGTTTTACAGTTACCACGCAAAGCCCGGAACAAACCCGCAGACTCGGCCAGGTCATCGGCGGACTGGCGCGGGGCAACGACCTTTACCTGTTGAAAGGAAACCTCGGGACAGGTAAAACCCACCTGGTTCAGGGCATCGCCTTCGGATTGGGCATCAAGGAGTACGCCTGCAGCCCTTCTTTCATGATAGCCCGTGAGTATCACGGCCGGCTTCCTCTCTACCATCTCGACCTTTACAGGCTGGACCTTATCGAGGAGATAGCCGGCCTCGGGCTGGACGAATATTTCCGTGATGACTCCGTCTGCGCCATAGAATGGGCCGAAAAAGGAGCGCCCGTTTTGCCCGGGGACAACCTGACCATCAGACTGAAGCACCTGCCGGGCGAAAGGCGGGGTATATCCTTCATCCCCCATGGCAAAAGATACGATGAACTGGTCGACCGTTTGAAAATCGCTCTGCGGAACGACGGGGAAGCTACATGGAACTTGCAGTAGACACTTCGACCTCCTGGGGAGGACTGGCGATCTCACTCGAGGGCAGCCCGGTTGCAGAGCTGACCTGGAAACCGGGCCAGAACCATACATCCGAGCTTCTACCCAACATCGGAAGATTGCTGCAAACAGTGAAATCGGACTTCAGGTCGCTGTCCGCGGTGTTCGTTGCCATCGGCCCGGGCAGCTTCAACGGGCTGCGCGCCGGCATCAGTGCGGCCAAAGGCCTGGCCTTCTCTCTTAACCTGCCGCTGGTCGGCGTCAGCACACTGGAGGCTGAGGCTGTTATGTTTGCTTTTACCGGCCTGCCGCTGTGCCCCGTGCATGATGCGGGCAGGGGAGAAATCGCCACCGCGCTTTACCGTTATGCCGATGGCTGGCAGCAGCTGAAAGAGGAGCATCTCACCACAGTTGAAGCGCTGTGCGAAAAAATCGGTCAAAAGACTCTGTTTTGCGGCGAGATTCCCCCCGCTGCAATTGAAAATATCCGTGCGTCGCTGGGAGATAATGCTTTGATTCCTGAATGGGAGCAGCGCCTCAGGAGGCCGGGAAGTATCTCTTACCTGGGTTGGCGTCGGCTGAAATCAGGGCAATCCAACAGCCCTGCTGCGCTTCAGCCCCTTTATTTGAGACAGCCTCCCATAACACAGCGCAAAAAGAAATACTGACTGCCGGCGCCCGTCAATATGTCCCTGTCATATGCATCAAATACAGGATACCCGAACCTGATATCGATACCAGCCAGTCTAAAATGCTCGAGGCTGCAAGCAGATCGTTCAACCAGCCGAGCACCGGATAAATTCCCAGCAGCAACACCATCAACACCAGTCCAAGTGCCGCGTTGATCACGCTGAAGATACCGCCCAGCGCACTCCAGAAAAATCCACCGCTCCATATCTTGTCCAGTAAGTGGCGCGGCAACAGCAGGGCCAGGTGCATGATGATCATTATTATGCCCATGGTAATCAGGAATGTTAACAACGACCGCCATAAATGATCCGAGGCAAAACTCATCCAGACAAAGACATAATTTGCAAAAGCGCCCGTAATAGACAGCGCGACGATAAAAGCCAGCAGCCCGCATAATTCCCTGGGCGCTCCCTGTTTCAAACCGCCAAGAAAACTGAAGACCAGTACCAGGGCCACTATGATGTCGATGATGACAGCCGCGTAAACAGGCACTTCCATACCGATAATCCCTATTTTTCTCGCGTAATAGTCTATATGATTGAGGCGCGGACAACAATCTGAGAATAGCAAAATAACTGCATTAAAGATAAAATAAGTATCCGCTTACGGGCAATAAATGAAGCTTGGAGAAGAAATGGAAAAAACACTGGTATTGGTCAAGCCTGACGGAGTACAACGGTGCCTGGCCGGAGAGATATTATCCAGACTCGAAAGACGCGGCCTGAAAATAGTCGCATTGAAGATGCTGCGCATGGACAGGGCGCTGGCCGAGAGGCATTATACCGTTCACAAAGAGAAGCCTTTTTTCAAAGACCTGGTAAATTTCATCACATCCGGCCCGATCATAGCAGCCGTGCTGGAGGGGGAGAAGGCGATCGAGTCGACCAGGCAGACCATGGGAGCCACAGACCCCAAGAAAGCGGCGCCCGGCACCATCCGGGCGGACCTGGGTATAAATATGGAGCATAACCTGATCCACGGTTCCGATTCAGCGGAGAACGCAGAAAAAGAAATAGTCCTCTTCTTCAAGCCGGATGAGATACTGGGTTATACCAGGGATATAGACAGGTGGCTCACTGGATAGTCAGCAGCCGCACGGCCTTGCCGTAAACGTTTTCCAGATCATAGAAATGGCGCATCTCTTTTGAGAAAATATGTATCACTGCGCCCAGATAATCGAGCAGTATCCAGCCTGAGTCGGAATCCCCTTCACTGCGATAGGGCGAAGCTGATTCTTTCTTGAGCGAATTCAATATCTCGCGGTGGATGGCGTCCACCTGGCGATCGCTGTCGCCGCTGCAGATAACAATATAATCCGTGAAGGAGCAGGCCTGCCTCATATCCAGCAACACCACATCCTCGGCCTGCTTATCCGAGGCCAACTCGACTGCCCTTCGGGCTATTTTCAGTGGCTCCAGATTTATCTCCTCTTTAGTACTATAGTACCGGTTCTATATCTCTATATCTGATTATAGCACAGGGAAGGCGTCCCCGGCAGCAGGGCAACTCATATCCGGGCCATAGCGTCGTAGTGATGACCACATACGTTTGGGAATGCAAGAAGGTCGGGTTTGACTTTTTCACAATAATTGTCATAATTAACTCAGGCTTATGGCCTTGATCAATCAGATGCTGTGCCAATATCAGTGCAAGCGCAAAATATGTTGGCTCTCGATAGTAAAAATTAGGATAGAAAACATCAACGGAGGTTGATTTAATAATGGTACAGCAGATTAAAGCGGACAAGGATTATACTCTTGTCACGCAGATTATGCAGGTAGCCGACATATTCGTGAAAGTACGGGAGAGGGAATTACTCCCCCAGAACCTGTCGGCAACCTCGGCCGCCATCCTTTTTCTCGTAGACGCTATGGGGAAAGATGTCACCCCCGCCAGGATTTCCCGCATGCTGCTGCGCGAGCCTCACTCCATATCCGGCATCCTCATGCGCATGGAAAAGCAGGGCTTGATCAAACGAACCAAGAACATGGAGCGTAAAAACTTGATCCGCATCACCCTGACAGCAAAGGGAGAAAATGCCCTGAAACAGGCCATGAAAAAAGAGGGGACCAAGCGCGTCCTGTACAAATTGAGTGCAGAACAGCAGAGGCAGCTCAAGGCGACTCTGACCATGCTTAAAGAGGCGGGCATGAAGGAGTTACACCTCAGTCCCAAAGCTCTGCCCTGGCCTTAACTTTGATTATACGATACAGCAGGCGCCCGCGCAGTATTAATTACGGCCGGGTGCTTTGCTGTAACGGCAAACATGTTGATAAAGGATGATCCCTATACCGTTCTTATACGATTTTTCCTTTATCATCCCTGTATCATTTGATATAATTAGCGTACTGTCTAAAATTAGGTAATATATGAAAGCAAGATGGTGGCAAGGTAGCCTTCTCTACCTACTGATCCTGGTGGCGCTGCTCGCACTGGCATTCAGCTTCTTCCCCATCAACAAAGGACCAAAAGAAGTTGATTTCTATACTTTCATCGACAATGCCAATAAAGGCCAGATCAATACCATCCAGCAGGACGGAAACTCAATCATAGGGCTCAAGGACGACAAGCCGGTGGTTAAAGCTGCCTATGTGGGCAGCACCAAGGAGTTGATGGACAGCCTGAAGGATGCGGGCGTCAAGCTGGGGGACGACGGTATTAAGTTCGATGTGAAAACCGGCGGCTTTGACTGGGGCAGCATCATGCTGAGCTTCTTACCCCTGGTGCTTTTCGGCGCACTGCTGTTCTTCCTCTTCCGCTCAGCGCGCGGCGCCAATACTCAGGCCTTCAATTTCGGTAAAAGCCGGGCCCGTCTGGCTTCGGGCGACAAGCCGACCGTCACATTCGCCGACGTGGCCGGCATAGATGAATCAAAGGGTGAGCTCCAGGAAGTGGTGGAGTTCCTCAAATCGCCGCAGAAATTCCTGGCCCTGGGCGCCCGCATACCGCGTGGCCTGCTGCTGGTCGGCCCGCCGGGCTGTGGAAAAACGCTGGTCGCCAAGGCCACTGCGGGCGAGGCAGGGGTGCCCTTCTTCTCCATCAGCGGCAGCGAGTTCGTCGAGATGTTTGTCGGCGTGGGCGCCTCGCGTGTGCGAGACCTTTTCGACCAGGCCAAACGAAATTCACCCTGTATCGTCTTTGTGGACGAGATCGATGCCGTGGGCCGTCACAGGGGAGCAGGCCTGGGCGGCGGCCACGACGAACGCGAGCAGACGCTGAACCAGATACTGGTGGAGATGGATGGTTTCGACAGCAACACCGGCGTCATCGTGCTGGCAGCCACCAACCGGCCGGACATACTCGACCCCGCCCTGCTGAGGCCGGGCAGGTTCGACCGCCATATCGTTATCGACCAGCCGGACATAAACGGCCGCAGCGCCATACTGGCAGTCCACGCCAAGGGCAAGCCGCTGGCCAAGGAAGCCAAACTTGAGGTGATCGCCCGGCAAACCCCTGGATTCAGCGGCGCCGACCTGGCCAACCTGATCAACGAGGCGGCTATTTTAGCCGCCAGGCGAGACCGCAAGGATATCGGGCAAAAAGAGCTGGAGGATTCCATTGATCGCGTCATCGCCGGGCCTGAGAAAAAAGGACGCGTTATAACCAGGAGTGAGAGGGAATTGATCGCCTATCACGAGACCGGCCATGCTCTGGCGGCCAAAATGCTGCCCAACGCTGATCCGGTGCACAAAATATCCATCGTGGCCAGGGGCATGATGGGCGGCTGGACCAGGTT
This genomic window from Dehalococcoidia bacterium contains:
- a CDS encoding metallophosphoesterase family protein encodes the protein MKYLVIADIHANLEAFQAVLEDACNHGGFGHVWCLGDVVGYGPDPSACIGLLRTLDPACVCGNHDLAAVGKIDIGDFNSEAAGANRWTSGQLSDDDRDFLLDLPDVLVRDEFTLVHGSPRLPLWEYIAHAFTASDNFECFDTRYCLVGHTHVPFVFEQEGISVNEGYMGNGDILKLGGSRLIVNPGGVGQPRDRDPRASYAIYDSEESAIYHYRVAYDIESTQAKMEKEGLPEFLIARIARGV
- a CDS encoding gamma-glutamylcyclotransferase family protein produces the protein MAMYYFAYASNMSRKQMLERCPDARAVALATLPNFKLIFSGYSRLRKGAVATIRGSQGDRVIGAVYEISEAGLRKLDKYENYPVEYKHMEVRVYTDGGDMYDAITFIKARQEEEGKPSPEYLAVIQQGFRDWGII
- a CDS encoding peptidylprolyl isomerase is translated as MSKKRNKKTKVVKKAWYKNKSVMIPLVTAVVLIAVFLTLFITGVIKMPAQQPKSYNSPVPMTIDVNKKYTALIKTAKGDLALELYPQDAPVTVNSFVTLARKGFYNGLTFHRVIPDFMAQGGDPSGNGTGGPGYKFQDEFSSRTHQAGSLSMANSGPNTNGSQFFICYTPQPHLNGKHTVFGQLTQGMDVLKNLVNGDKMIEVVITESN
- a CDS encoding zinc ribbon domain-containing protein — translated: MQQMVTCQNCGAQNAANQQFCVSCGSHLGNNQRQIPHMPIVTGIATPAPMITGMSMPQQPVTPTVAPDAHYHRQLDVKPTWGLAWGLFWRMLCLWIFVSGVIFLVYMLVRLALGYTSVFGSW
- the thiL gene encoding thiamine-phosphate kinase, with translation MVQHYSKTRRLPGTGLCYNHSMRIAEIGEFGLISKIAALIDEKSDGQSPARRDLLLGIGDDAAAWKSPGGIELITTDILVEEVHFDFAYTDWKNLGWKAMAINISDINSMGGRPRYALVSLALPGRGEAADVLDLYRGILEISNTYGIAVAGGNISASDKVVINITLTGLADGNIMTRSSAQPGDLVAVFGFPGLSSAGRKTLSQFIDLDADALQLFKNAHLRPSPDFNSGPLLAGLGVKTAIDISDGLAADLTHICMASGVAATLHLNNLPIHPLLKRYFGRDSLKMCLAGGEDYQLLLTAAPDVLQGVNAAFDQAPVVIGEITEGQPYAVSLLDEGGNPVHIDFSGWDHYKHPN
- the tsaE gene encoding tRNA (adenosine(37)-N6)-threonylcarbamoyltransferase complex ATPase subunit type 1 TsaE, whose protein sequence is MPGFTVTTQSPEQTRRLGQVIGGLARGNDLYLLKGNLGTGKTHLVQGIAFGLGIKEYACSPSFMIAREYHGRLPLYHLDLYRLDLIEEIAGLGLDEYFRDDSVCAIEWAEKGAPVLPGDNLTIRLKHLPGERRGISFIPHGKRYDELVDRLKIALRNDGEATWNLQ
- the tsaB gene encoding tRNA (adenosine(37)-N6)-threonylcarbamoyltransferase complex dimerization subunit type 1 TsaB — protein: MELAVDTSTSWGGLAISLEGSPVAELTWKPGQNHTSELLPNIGRLLQTVKSDFRSLSAVFVAIGPGSFNGLRAGISAAKGLAFSLNLPLVGVSTLEAEAVMFAFTGLPLCPVHDAGRGEIATALYRYADGWQQLKEEHLTTVEALCEKIGQKTLFCGEIPPAAIENIRASLGDNALIPEWEQRLRRPGSISYLGWRRLKSGQSNSPAALQPLYLRQPPITQRKKKY
- a CDS encoding CvpA family protein, coding for MEVPVYAAVIIDIIVALVLVFSFLGGLKQGAPRELCGLLAFIVALSITGAFANYVFVWMSFASDHLWRSLLTFLITMGIIMIIMHLALLLPRHLLDKIWSGGFFWSALGGIFSVINAALGLVLMVLLLGIYPVLGWLNDLLAASSILDWLVSISGSGILYLMHMTGTY
- the ndk gene encoding nucleoside-diphosphate kinase, with the protein product MEKTLVLVKPDGVQRCLAGEILSRLERRGLKIVALKMLRMDRALAERHYTVHKEKPFFKDLVNFITSGPIIAAVLEGEKAIESTRQTMGATDPKKAAPGTIRADLGINMEHNLIHGSDSAENAEKEIVLFFKPDEILGYTRDIDRWLTG
- the rsfS gene encoding ribosome silencing factor, which encodes MNLEPLKIARRAVELASDKQAEDVVLLDMRQACSFTDYIVICSGDSDRQVDAIHREILNSLKKESASPYRSEGDSDSGWILLDYLGAVIHIFSKEMRHFYDLENVYGKAVRLLTIQ
- a CDS encoding MarR family transcriptional regulator, producing MVQQIKADKDYTLVTQIMQVADIFVKVRERELLPQNLSATSAAILFLVDAMGKDVTPARISRMLLREPHSISGILMRMEKQGLIKRTKNMERKNLIRITLTAKGENALKQAMKKEGTKRVLYKLSAEQQRQLKATLTMLKEAGMKELHLSPKALPWP
- the ftsH gene encoding ATP-dependent zinc metalloprotease FtsH; translated protein: MKARWWQGSLLYLLILVALLALAFSFFPINKGPKEVDFYTFIDNANKGQINTIQQDGNSIIGLKDDKPVVKAAYVGSTKELMDSLKDAGVKLGDDGIKFDVKTGGFDWGSIMLSFLPLVLFGALLFFLFRSARGANTQAFNFGKSRARLASGDKPTVTFADVAGIDESKGELQEVVEFLKSPQKFLALGARIPRGLLLVGPPGCGKTLVAKATAGEAGVPFFSISGSEFVEMFVGVGASRVRDLFDQAKRNSPCIVFVDEIDAVGRHRGAGLGGGHDEREQTLNQILVEMDGFDSNTGVIVLAATNRPDILDPALLRPGRFDRHIVIDQPDINGRSAILAVHAKGKPLAKEAKLEVIARQTPGFSGADLANLINEAAILAARRDRKDIGQKELEDSIDRVIAGPEKKGRVITRSERELIAYHETGHALAAKMLPNADPVHKISIVARGMMGGWTRFLPSEERHLETYERFKDMMIISLAGRAAEQVSLGELTTGAQNDLEKVTLIARRMITEFGMSQKLGPRTFGKREEMIFLGKEIHEQQNYSDKIAQEIDEEVESLVKEAYTKALEIMTENKPRLKYIADYLIEKETIDDLTFEKLLKDPLPAPGLEAAPAS